Part of the Mytilus trossulus isolate FHL-02 chromosome 2, PNRI_Mtr1.1.1.hap1, whole genome shotgun sequence genome is shown below.
gtcTCATCAGTAATGATTCAGATATACACGTTTGAATATCCAGAACTTAATAAAATCTCTGAAAAGATCAGAGACGGATTTAGAGGGTGGCCAGGGGATCCGAGCCCCCTTTTTCTGGAGGAAAAAATGGTTGCTTTTATAGAAAATCACTGAAGCAACCCTTGAGAGGGTCCCCTTTTAGGTAGTCAATAGGCCTTCactaatgaaaatttctggatccgccagtGAAGATTATAAAACCGATAGAAcctaaaattgtaaataaacccGGATAAAAAAATTAGAGAATGCAAGCTGGAGGAACATtctataattcaattttatattcgAAGATTTAGAACAACAAAATTtagaacaataaaataatatctgTATTTACATGCAATTGTATTTAACTACTAATCTGTAGACACTCTAAGAGATTActgttaacatattttattaaagaaattgttatatatatagcaaCAAGGGTAAAGAcataaatattactgttaacatattttcattaaaaaaattgttatatatatatatatatatatatatatataattacgtctgagtcagtgacaaccctacaacagatgtatccatcggatcgccatcaatgatggtgatacatggctgtgtacataatgtatatacaactcgtctaaacatcaacccaacaatgttagatctgtaaatttgctttcgcaaatttttggttcttccctcgccgggattcgaacccatgctactgtgatatatatatacataagtacgtctgagtcagtgacaaccctacaacagatgtatccatcggatcgccatcaatgatggtgatacatggctgtgtacataatgtatatacaactcgtctaaacatcaacccaacaatgttagatctgtaagattgctttcgcaatttttttggttcttccctcgccgggattcgaacccatgctactgtgatatcgtgacaccaaatcgcctgcactgcagccgtcccgctagaccacacggccacctgggctctcatttttttacgtgtgcatgtcaaacaaatttcgttgtagaagggtctaaaaacagcacaaacaacattttccaaaagaccaaaagagtgaaaaagtatatttaaacaaaacgcatttgactaacaggtcgaacaactgatgttctttaaccctgctgactgccattggcgattgccaaataaaattgatcacaggttgtaacaaaatggatcttacgttacagaaaaaaaaaattgttaacttgtggacaggatgttgtgccacaaacattcggtgtaaatatttctttagtacatatatatatatatagctgtaAGGATAAAGACACAAAAACGAAGTAAgcaaaatattcaataattgGGATTAGGATACAAGAGCAGTGCtcatatataaattcaaaaataaaattacaagcTATGAATACATGATGAATAGCAAAcgaatattatttaaataatcaGAGCCAGAAAAACTTACATAATCTATTTGGTTATTGTCACTGCATTGTGGCATGTCGCTTTTGTGTTAAACTATTGAAATAATATTGCCACCTTGCTATTCCAGGGAATACCTGTACAAagcttttgtaaatatttttaaagaatgcTTGTAATCAATGAAAATTGATGCGACTGCCATACAAGTTGGAGGTTTAGCTAGTTTTAATAAAACCAGTTTCAATCCTCTATTTTCTTCAtaggaaaatgcctgtaccaagtccggaatatgacagttgttatccattaatTTGATGTGTATGAGGTTTCAATACTGCTTTTTGATTTGgtattttccgttttgaattttcctcggagttcagtatttttgagtttttacttttttccattaCTGGTTCAATATAGTTTTAGAAGTGTAggcatatgaaaaaaaattaggataATGATATAAGGATATTTAAGTTGGAGTTTATGTCAGTTTCTTAAGTGATGTATTGTAGTTACAAccttataaaacacaaaaataataaaatgcgCCTAAATGACTTATGGAGATTTTATGCATCTTATTCTTTCGTGACCTACATGCATTATGTATACAATTGTACCTTcttctatttttgtattttttttgttatgctGTATAAATGTTTTTCTACATCTCATATCATTGTACctaaattaaattatcattttcaaatctatCACATGTAGTATGTACTGTATCAAACACAGAAGAGCTTGGCTACATCCACAAATGAAGAAGGTATCTAATATCTTGAAGATGCAGGATACAACTGTgaattcatcatgttcatgcaAACCATTCTTGACCCCAAAATAATAATACTTACCAGaaccatttaatttttgttcgcttttttgttgttgattgttttccctttttttttttttacttttgctATAGctaaaatttgactttttacaAAGTGGGTATGCATCTTAAACTAGTAATCGAATTAATAATGCACCTGTCATTGCATTTCGAACTGTGGTATTGACCTGAATGATTTAgtatattattgataaacaGACCTTCCCATTAAATGTAAATTAGGAGACATACCTTTCTTTTAATTCTTTTGCAGCTTCcaagtattatttttaaaatttactgaaTCTCTAGTAACACATATAATGCTCCTTAGAAATAGAACATGTGACCgtgttcaattttgtaaaatattttcattctaAGGTAACACTAAGGCAATACCATTGAACGTTTGTTAACGCACATTTACACACATACTCTGATACAACTGTACAACAagttattcttatttttcagattttactttcaatttttctatcattttttgaaacaaacaaacgagGAGGACGACCAGGTATTGTAATGTAAGTATTCCAACTGAATATTCATCTTCTATAACATTCgtataacaaataaaacgaaatcattacttattttaatatattgacaactatatgaatttttatttcaccaAACCGACATAAAATACTAATAAGGCAAACAAAACACAAAGCCAACGAAAGACactgataaaaaagacacaataagGGTGCACAGTACAAAGTACATCACACACACAACTATAGATTCAACAATTCAAACCCATCAAATTGTTACCAAGGGCTGTAATCTCTGGTAATCTATCATAATATAGAAGCCCTATAATAGTCCATATAAGATAATTATGTTGACCGTTAAATGTgtgaagagatgatttcaattttaacCTAAGATTATGTCTTGAAAGTTACTTTATCAAGATATATTTTTCTCGGAACGAGGTAATTTTTTCAACATGGAGATATTCGTCCAATACACAGATGCTAATGCAAAAGAAAGGGACGGGAGATTCAACGAGATATTTATAACTAATGTTGATAAAAAACTGACAGCCCCCAAAAATCGGATTACGAAGAATAGACCATAACACAAttcatagaaaactgaagattTATATCACAAACCTAAATGAAATGCAACACAAAGATAAAACAGCTTTCCACTGTCAATTTTGAGGATATGAGACAAACATACTGTTACTTTGGTACCTTAATTCTAATTTCAATaggatattttcaatttataagatTAAACATATTTCTATAGTATGATAAAATCATCATTATCCCAGAATGAGAAGTGCATGCTGATGTTAACCTTTTCTACTTGATTTGACTGATTTCAAGTAGATTTGTGCAATCCATAATTGTAGCACGTTGTGTTCCAATAGACATACtatagattcatttattttcgttggtaaaaaattttctgaattgttaaggaaataaatcctaaaatatttttgatttcagCTTATAGAAAATTCCTACTTCGTTGAGTATTGAAATTCGTGGTTCACCCTAACCATGAAATCTTACAAATATTGATGAATACAGagtatcatgtttttgttttctaattgTTGAAGAATTTAACGTGCCCTATAGCTGTTGTTCAAACTGTCGTCCTTTAGTTGTCAAAGTAAAAACTAGTTCgctatattttacaaatatgttaTCTATAACGtatgctttttcttttttcttgaatgaattataaaaatacttATGTTTGATTTGTCATTCTTTTACTTGTTATTATGAATTTCgccactttgattttttttcaatagaaaaatgACCAGTCCGCTGTATTTCTGACATAAAGTGCTAGCAAagcaaattgcaaaaaaaagacCTCTAAAGTTAATTTAACATTTCCCTTCATAGAATATATGCATTCATATTTCAAAGGACCATGCACCTAAAATGggtttttaaaacttattttttatattttcagtgtTCTTTGGTTATTTATTTCTGTGAACATGACTGTTAAATGGTTTGTGTGTGCAAAAACGTCTCTTTTCAGAGTCGGTTAATAATATACGATTCCTTCCTcgattgctttaaaaaaaaacgatttctttcttaaatatatatgtagaaAATATTTGTCTACATGTTTTATAGAACAAAACATACTCATttgaatacataaaatatatataaagtttgagGGAGCAAATAACTTTAGGCATGAGTTTTGTTTTTTGCGGACAATgcagaaaactaaaaaaagccAACCACTGACTCTTTTGTGCATGACATAACAAACTAGAAACGGTTACTTATTATTGCAGAatataacatgttaaaatatttcaggCCGATAAACTTCCTGGAGGATGACAATTTAGCCATTATTTATACAGCTGCGTTTGGATGTACTTCAGTTGAACTGGTGTCTTTAATATCTCAAAGAGGATTAGTTTTAGACTCGTTGAATATTCCAACATTAGTAAGCCCCTGGGTCAGAGGTAAGCGATCAAAGTTTATGCTCAATGCAAAGCAATAACATGTTGAATCGTTAATACGGTTAGATAAATATGAGAAATTGGGTATACATGGCATACATTATACAACTCATATATCTTCCGCTATGTTGTATGTAGAAATCCTCgatttttttgtgcttttaatTGTACTTTGTTAATACTTGTTTCACATACAACGCCTCTTTTTCGGAGATATTGTTTATCTACTAGTTTCCAAGTATAATCTATATGTTTAACCTTATAGAGACacactacaattttttttgcttagtatttttgtattttatatgtcatttatgtacaacgccattgaatacatattgtatatgtagaaataggcgtttaattaagttttcatgtttcatgtttCATGTACTATAGGAGTTTTACcagtatttacattttgtatatacatagaTAGCGGTCGAATTCtaatttctttcttattatcatatttttgaataaaaagtagAGCTCTAATTACTATCCTTATTCTAAATTATATCAATGCCAAACATATTATTTGGAGGTTTACTTTCCTTATATCTGAAGTTGATTCGGGATAAGCTTATTACTTACAATAAAACTTGAAATCTAATAATTGTTTGTCATTCTGTCATCCTAAGTGttatatgtttcattattctacattggctagaggtatacgAGATGGTTTGAGATCTCACGAAGCGTGTTTAACCCTGTCGCATtgttgtgcctgtcccaagtcaggagcctctagtcttgaatgttattttttttttaaatttaggtaatttatatttttttgagtTTATTGTGACGTTCATTTTGTCTGAACTAGTAGACAATTTTATGTAGGGACCAACTGAGGACCACTACCAGGTgagggattttctcgctgcgttgaaaaTCAATTGGTGGCATTCGGCTGATGTCTGTTCTTTGGTTGGTTTGTTGTCTCTGTGACATATTAGTCAtttcaattatcaattatatgaattaaaaaaaaaaaaaaattgcctaggCTAGAAAATATGCTACTAAGGCAAACTTAGGCAAACCTATTCAGCAACTAGGACACAAGCATTATGACAATTAATGACAATTGATTTgctatataaacatttaaattttaaaatatcagttaTTAAATTATCACTATCAAATGCATGTGAGTTAGAATACtctttcataaatatttgaaaatgttacaGTTTAGACCTCACATTTGTTTAAACTATAATTAGCTTTCAATATTGAACGGATGATCCCAGACTATTTTGTACTAGGATAACTCCTGCCTTACTAATTTAAAGGCATTTCACTGTATGTTGTTCTAAGAGATTTAAGAGTAAAGACAAAAAACTGATTATCGAAAGCATTATAATTATGTACCACACTGCAGTGcctaggggggggggggggcagggaAGACCCTGCCCaattgtttttgtcttatacgttgttaattttaatcataccattgtttttttttagtttttgtttggcTGCTGATGGCACTGTTTGTGACGCTAAAATTTTATCCTGTATTTGCTGTTATTAGATGCAAAAGAATTATCATTGAACCTTTAATTGGCTTTTTCTACACTACATTCATGTAAGTCagttacacttttttttttaaataaccctATGATATAAAATAGTTAGAGTTTTTCCACGGACAAGATATTTTAGCAAATAAACAATTTCTTCACTCTTTTTAGGATTAAATTTAGATAAGCACATACCCTTCTTTCTTTCTTTGAGGAAACTCGaataataatatgaaatatattttcctttaacacgtaaaaaaatgtatatactccTCAGTGATCCTCTGAACAAAACCTAGTTATACGAAgaagaaaaattatgaaatcaATAACTTTATAAAGATTACGTTGATTATTTCCATTAATGCAAAAGACCGGTCGCGTCATAGTTATTTTGTCACCTTTTGAACTagtcatatttcatttttgtcatttctcAGTTGTCTCCTTTCCAAATTGGAACAAGGTCAAAAAGTAGTCCATATGTGTTGCCGTTATTTATTGTCTGTCATGAATGTGTTTGTTTATTGGTTTCGgccgtttgtttttttcttatgaatTTGTCATCATACAGGGACCTCAAATGAGTTTTTCTTTAGTTGTATACATTCTCCTCTTTTGCTTTACAGGGGAAAATGTCCAATTGTCATTTTACaatataacttttaatttttatattaaaaataacaatgtgATCTTTTAAACATCTGTGCCTGCTGATGAGTCCTGATTGTAAATGATCAtccacttattttttttattttgatttccaACTCAGaatgtattttgcattatatacaagtatggacacagacGCAAATTGTCAGTGGGGTTAAAGGTCattacaaatgcattgaaagttAGACTGGAAATGTGTATTAACAGATTGAGTTGATGTGTACATTtcttcattcaaatgcattgactgATAAAAAAGGGGGCTTCAACTTTCACCCCTCTCTATGAATTAATTGTTTGGGTGTTTGAATATGGAGTTGGTTTATAAATAGCTGCACTGTAAGCGCATGATATGTCTTGATTCCTTTTAAGCTTGCTTAAAGgttgaactattttgttttgtacaattattaatctatttgttttctcatttcatttgttttatatttgtcattttaaggttttttatagctgactgtgctgTATGaggttttgtcattgttgaaggctatttggggacctgtagttgttcatcttgttttaaattttgaaatgtagctGAGGTCAACAGACATagacaattcaccaaagttttataaaatgatgtggAAGTGTTTATGTGAATAATTGAGATGGGAAATGAGGaaagtgtcaaagtgacaacaacccaaccatagagtagacaacagctgaaggcctcCAATGGGTTTTCAGTGTAGCCCGAAACTCCTGCACTTATAGTTgtccaaaaactataaaatcccttcttttttttagcatatataaaaattcgtaacacagaaatgtataatctgaaatttattacaATCAAAAGGGAACTTAGGTCAATAGtgtaaaaaaatcaccaaagtttaattaaaggtgatggatgcatttttgtgttattgtccaaaattggaaaattctctctttttttaaggataaaatctttcttcataacatggaaatgaaaattctgaaatttataaaatcgatAAGGAGCaaatgtcaatagatataaacatttcaacaaaGTTTCATGATAGTAGGGGGAAGTGTTTTCTAGTAATTGTCTGAAGTGTGGATGATGGACTGATAGACAACAGTATACTATAATATGTTGTGTGTGAGACATTGGTATAATAAAATGGTTTTGAATGAATAATGATTAGAAACTGtttaatgcagttattgatATAATACCAGTTTAAGTGAATTCAATAGACTATAGCTCAGACTATAGGTACTGCACTTTTCAGGGGAAAATATTTGCAAGATGTGAATTATATTGGTGGAAGTAAGGTTGTAAAAGATTAAACTCTGGGATTAATAGAAATTGTTAACAAAGTAGTATAATATGGATGTGTGAATAGGACTCATCAGTAGGTGTTTCACACATCAATATtattaacaacaaaaaattaaaactcaaTTGTTTGAAATCCAGTGAATGAATTTCTGGTGACTgcgcaaatataaaaaataaaaatttgatctCGAACTTTGAAAAGTTAGTACTGCCTATACCCCCAAGGCCAGGTTGACGAAGTCTAAATGTAGAAAAgtctaaattttgaaaaattgtttagAGATAATTTGAGTATGTGATacacatatgttttatttatgaaataatgaacaaaatatttaatggaAAAATCAATTTAATGTGTCAGTTTGGCCTTGTGAGTTTCGTCCCTTTAATACATCTTTTCAAGTtacatttgaaaacttttatagATTAGACATGTATTGATGGctcattcatttaaatttttagttgaaccaaaacagtttttttaacataatatatGGTTATATAGTGGATTGTAGCTGTACTTGTAGATGATTTAGTAACAGTTAATgtgaaacaaaatgaatgaattatACGATTAGaagaattaaaattttcttttaaggaATAATACTGCTAACTGATCAAAAGATAATAGACTCTATAAATATGGTAAAGGTTCTGATTTAGTATGGTTATAGTTtgtaatatttgatataataagTTTGTTCCTAGTACCATGTATTTCTGAGTATTGATTGATAGGATTGCCGtaagttttagattttttgactTGTGATTTCACAAATTTGTGAACAGAAACTATGGcgaagtcaatagaccatgattGAAGAGGTGTAACCAAATAATCCAAGATTAATATACGTATTGACAAGGGAATTGGTAAGAAATTGCAAGGTATTAAGGTATTTGATGTTTCAATGCGAATTAAATTTTTcctaataaaattatataaagttcATAGCTGCATAACAACTTATTTCAGGAAGAATGTTGTTTGAAGCCTGAAATGATTTGGTTAACTGGAAGTACAATATACTTCATAATTAATACTACTTCTGAGGGGAAAAACATAGCTAATTAACTACTTTAGTACACATGCAAAATTTTCTGAGGGAGGCATATTATGCATGTTTCATCTATTCATAATTTTCAACAATTCTAAACTACTCAACAATTCTAAACTACTGATAAAAATTGCAAACTGTTACTTACCTTCGGAAAGTGGATTGCGATCACTTTactacatatacatatacatatgatCAACAATACTGCAACACCTAGGATAAATaggatattgtttttaaaatagattCAGAAATAAGCGTTCAATATTCAAAGcagaatttaaatatatgaagAATTAAATGTTCCCATTGACTCAAATGATGTCCCCTTTACACACAACATTCAATGGGACATAACTCAAGTATGATTAGATTGACACTTCTCAATTTCATACTTATTATGTAGTAATCAGTATGTATTGTGTAGAGGTCTGGtaacatttaacatttgcaGGTTTAGGATTTATAGTGGGAAATAATGATTACAAAGTgacaccaaaaaaaatatcaacttgatttgtgttttatgataaaatacattgtgtataagtttcaggACATTTGGTTGTAGCAAACTTGGTTATGTGGAAGtcttatgcaataatcataaatagttctgagaaagttttaagcgaAAACCATATATTGATTTTGAGACACGGCAGGACATGtgaacacccccccccccccctcacctgttttttcttcttccaaaaaactaaatattacttaaataaaattttgaatcaaaaccaaatagtttacagatctttagattagcaattttacctgaccatatcgggaaataggtatttagtcggatcttaacacgtacatgtgatttgtttaaaccggttttcgataaaaaaataaatgaaggaatgtcaaaatgtttagaACTTAATTAAATCCATATTTCGGTAAGATTTTGCAAGtatacgatttttattgcgtcttacactttgagaagcgaataatctgtatctactttattcaaatattctgtaaaaacgttaattttgagctatgaaagtcaagtggctAGAGAATTTTTcctgaggaagttttaaaaaagtgcaaaaaaatatttttacagtgggttagctttcattagtcttcactatctatagattaacaacttttggttatatttataattcagaatcatcattgaagaTGGAGCGCGATTGCgcagttaattaattatatggatgtgccatttgtatgatgagtgacattccgtggtattatgtgccaattcgaaaaagttatacgagaattgtctccccttaacaggttcatttttttttataattatgtttaggtttctgatataattttgaataattacaaaatgaatcaatgcaatatatttcagtttttgttattgatgtatcaaaacaattgatgtacgacataatttcataaatttgaaacgtttaaaatttttacataccaatataaagaacttgttatcatttttgaaatagactATGAATAAAACTTCCATGAAATTACTTCCCTTcatgatagattgattgggaaatGAGCCAGAGTTATCTAATTGTGACCACAGCGAGGGACTAGCAAGCAAATTTTGATTGCAGCTAATTCATTGTTAAAACAATGTTCCACTATAAACGAAcgttattttatacaaatataaggacttagttagctaaatcaacaaattttatttgaaattatgaatttttattgcaatagattaatatgctatttagattaatataaacaaagaagtgtgtaaagttttaagcaacaatcataaattatttttgagatacagtgcgacatgtaaaaaactCTCCCctcttttacaaaatactcaataactcaaaaacaaaattttgaatcaatcaGCAAAAAGTacacagatctttagattaatataacaaagaagtgtgtaaagtttatagcaataatcataaatcatttttgagatacaccccaacatgtaaaaaaaccctcccctttttataaaatactaataactcaaaaataaaattttgaaccatcaccaaaaagtatacagatctttaggataacataacaaagacatgtgtaaagttttaagcaataatcataatttgtttttgagatatggccgACATGGAAAAatccctcccccttttttttacaaaatactcaacaattcaaaaatgaaattttgaatcatcaccaaaatgTATACAGATATtgagattaatataactaagaagtgtttaaagttttaagtcaTAATCAAGAatggtttttgagatacagtgtGATAAAGACACACCCCTGATTTAGTTATAAAGTGCAGTAActcaaaaattttaaatcttattttcactaaaaacagatcatttgaccatcataagaaacaactatattaaatTTCATGGCATTTGGATAAGTCATTCTCAAGttatggtgcgacatgtttacgccagACAGCCGGACACCAGACATTTCTATACCATAATATGTCCTGTCAAAATTTTGAGGAGCGTATAAAAACAATCCATTCATGTACCTTTCCATTATGGTCATTATTatccttgtgtttaaatttcacagatttctatttacttatactaaagtaattatgcaaaaaccaagaaaaatgcttatttcgGCTTTTTTTGTAGCCCCCAATTCCAAAACTATTGAGACTATAACCCCCAAGTTATATCCCCACCTTCCTATGGTGGTATTCAACCTCCAGGTGTAAAATTTTCAGAGATCCATTCACTAGAACTAAAGTTACTGCAGCAAACTAAATACGTCTCAGTACGAAGACGCAGACAACATGATAGCATTATATACAACACAAAGAAATTGTTCtggtcatataaaaaaatgttaagcgTCTTAATTTTCTTCCAGTCTTAGTACCGCCTACTTAACGTTTTTTTGGGACTATTttcaataagcactgttaaagtgtGTAAATAGCATATAAATGTTAAGTTTAATAAAGGAGACAAAAACTGTACTgctatcaattttaaaataagttttgagGGTGGTGTGAAGAAGCAAgcttattataattatatatgccaatctctttttatattatttattggcAACCCTTATTACCCTCGTGACacaagttgtatttttttttcactttaagAGGGAAATAAAATGACTTAGGGTTAGCGCTAAAATTAGAGTAGGTCATCAGGTAACggtaaacaaacatatactatttttttgCCTAAGACTAGTCATTTTGCTACTGAGTTTTGAGGGCAGTGTGAAGAAGAAAGCTTATTATGCCAATCTCTTATTATATTATGCAagtgtatttcaaaaattttgaggaaaatacAGCAAGATTAGAGTTAGTTTAACATGGGcttagtttatttataaatataatgtaaacTTACCTAAATTTTCACTATTAACTACTGAACAGGATCCAGAACACTAACAATACTATGGTACGAAAATACTTATAATCTGCAACACCTACTAAGAGACCAAGAAATAAAGAGAAATCAAATGGTGAAATAAATAAGTTTGATTGCACCTTGAGtgaataattttacatattcccaagaattcattttatattgaattttgGATTTCTAAATACCTAAATTGACTGTCTGATTAAACATACACATGTATCAATGAACGTTAATAGATCTGGTTTTCAATGATCTTTCACTATTTTGGTTTCCCTCTTACACCTCAATTGATATCAATAACCCCAAATAAGAGGCCCACAAACCATAAACTGAATACAATTTAAGTAAATAACTGGGAATCCTCCCCCTTTATAAGTAAAGACAATCCATAACCTACCACTCAGAAATATTAAtcttaaatttatgtaaatgaaaagTAAGCTtccataaataaaattcaacaatgTGGCTAAAAATTGGTAAAAGTGGTTTATACATTGTAGTTATACCCCAACATGTGACCATAGATAGACAAACAATTCACTTACATTCGCATTTGAactatgtttttgttaataaaaattaaaagttaacgtcATTCAGACAGCTAAGCTTATTTGAGGCACAttgcaattcaaaatatttacatcattcattttcaatttatgagttctCCTTTCATTCAAAAGGTAGATTTCAATGTCTGCTGGTCACTTGACAAGAAAATGCACTCAATGATATTATTT
Proteins encoded:
- the LOC134705685 gene encoding stimulated by retinoic acid gene 6 protein-like; amino-acid sequence: MSSNNATAVSPDDTITDLSLGALGIAILLSIFLSFFETNKRGGRPGIVMPINFLEDDNLAIIYTAAFGCTSVELVSLISQRGLVLDSLNIPTLVSPWVRVFVWLLMALFVTLKFYPVFAVIRCKRIIIEPLIGFFYTTFM